The DNA region ATTTGCATGATACAAAGGAAAATATGTACCGGTTCTTAGTGGTTGAAATTTAGGTTTAGGTGCAATTTTGAGTTTCCTCGACTGCAATCCATGAAATACAATCAAAGATTAGTATAAACTTTTTATGAAAgacttcaaaaaaaatattatattcagtTGAGAATAGATATCTTTTCATCTACCATAACCAAATCAACCCCAATAAGCTCTCTAGGTTTCTTCACATTCTTGCTACCAAAAACAGAGGATGCTAGTGACAACAGTTTCCCTACGCCGTCCAGCCTTCAAATCAGACAGAAGCAAATCGAGATTAATAACAATTAAACAGGCAAGAGAGACTAATAACCTAATATAAGTTGATGTGGAGTACCCATATTGAAAGCAGATGAAGTATCAATAGAGAAACACTGGGCGGTATATTGATATCTTTCATCTACCGACCAAACACTGGGCGGTCCTGCCAAGTCGGAGTGAGTCAAAGGTGGTGTAGGGAACGGTGGCGGCGGTGGAGACGGCAGCGGTGGCGGAGATGGCGGCATCTGCGGAAGCGGTGACGGCGGAGACAGGGGCGACGGTAGGGACGGCGGCTAAGGCAGCTGGTGAAGTCATTTTTGCAAGAGTTTCAAATTGATGTGAACGATGTTTCAAGAAATGTAGATTAGAAAGGGTTGAGAGCTCACCTCGAGTACGTTATATAAATGAGGATTCGAGAAGCGTTACGGAAGGCCGAATCGTTTCGGCGACAGAAGAAATGCCCAGTCATAACTGAAGAAgaacagaagaggaagaggaagaggaagagggatGGCGAGTGATctgggaaaaaaaaatctcgtcAATCCCTAATCTATTAGCCGTCGTGAAGAACAGAGATGCTATGGGCCAAAATCTATAGAGTTGGAACACAAATTAAAACACATGATTAAACTCAAACAAACACACAGCccatttaaaataataagaCACGTGTCTCTTAGGTAGGAGTGATACTCcctcattatattatagatttaaaATGGGAGATCAGGCAAAAACACTAATAGAGTGGAGTAAGATATTGTGAAAAGTTAAGGGACtcaaattaaaaagatattaattaCAACTGAACCTTCATACTAGTCTCGTGGATTGAGAGCAGTGTCAGTCGTAGATTCACTCTAAGACGTGTAGGCCTCGCTTGTGATGTGAGATCTTCGCCTCTCCCTCAGCTCTCTGTGGCAATGGGAAGCTCGTCCAAGGAAGAGAGTGCTAGTGACGGAGACACTTCCA from Raphanus sativus cultivar WK10039 chromosome 8, ASM80110v3, whole genome shotgun sequence includes:
- the LOC108821087 gene encoding uncharacterized protein LOC108821087, yielding MPPSPPPLPSPPPPPFPTPPLTHSDLAGPPSVWSVDERYQYTAQCFSIDTSSAFNMGTPHQLILGKLLSLASSVFGSKNVKKPRELIGVDLVMSRKLKIAPKPKFQPLRTGTYFPLYHANFNLSLRHYVSCVQLSDGAVDEAFREERVSL